In Actinobacillus equuli, the genomic stretch ACTATGTGCGTCCGACGTTCAGCTTACAACGAGGCGTGAATATCAAAGGAGGTCGCCACCCGGTGGTGGAGCAAGTGTTGAAAGATCCGTTTATTGCTAACCCTGTATTCTTAAATGCACAACGTCATTTATTGGTGGTAACTGGTCCGAATATGGGCGGTAAAAGTACCTATATGCGTCAAATTGCATTGATTAGTCTAATGGCGTATATCGGCAGTTTTGTGCCTGCGGATAGTGCGGAAATCGGTGCATTAGACCGCATTTTTACCCGTATCGGCGCAAGTGATGATTTAGCCTCTGGTCGTTCGACTTTTATGGTGGAAATGACCGAAATGGCGAATATTCTGCATCAGGCAACCGAAAACAGCTTAGTGCTGATCGATGAAATCGGGCGTGGTACTTCCACTTATGACGGTTTATCGCTGGCGTGGGCGTGTGCTGAATGGCTAGCCAAGAAAACCCAATCACTCACCTTATTTGCGACGCACTATTTTGAGCTGACCAGTCTGCCGAGTCAGTTAAAAGGCGTGGCGAATGTGCATTTAGATGCTCGAGAACATCAGGATTCCATCGTGTTTATGCACAGCGTACAAGAAGGTGCGGCAAGTAAAAGCTACGGTTTGGCGGTAGCGGCGCTTGCCGGTGTGCCGAAACAGGTTATTCAACTGGCGAAACAGCGTTTAGCGCATTTGGAAGAGATCTCATTACAAACCAAAGAAGCGCACGATAACCCGCAAGGCGATTTATTATTCGGTGCTGATTTGCAAGAAACACCGCAAATTCAACCGCTTGTTGTACAACAAAGTGACGTGGAAAAAGCATTAATGAGCATCGACCCAGATGAACTCACCCCTCGCCAAGCGTTGGATGAGTTATATCGTTTGAAGAAATTAATTGCTTAAAGGAAAAAACGCAATTTAGCTCGGGTAAGTTAGCGCCATACGGTTCGTATGGAGTAAAACGAGAACAAATGGCACAGCTCTAAGCTGGTTAAATACAAGCGGTCGTATTGGTAAAAAAATTTGCAAATACGACCGCTTTACTTTTGTCTATTTGTTATATTGCAACGAATTTGTGTTAAAATTTAACGTTTGTATTTTAGTAAATTTGAAAGAGAACTGAACGTGGAACAAAATTTAGTCGAATTTTTAACAAAAACTTTAGATGATTTAAAAGCGCAAGATATTTTAGCGATTGACGTGCGCGGTAAATCGAGCATTACCGATACCATGATTATCGCAACCGGTACTTCGGTGCGTCACGTAGCTTCAACCGCAGATCGTTTAAGCGCAGAAGCAAAACAAGCGGGCTTTGAAGTATTTGGTGAAGAAGGTAAAGCGGTAGCGGATTGGATCGTGGTCGATTTTGGTCAAGCAATTGTGCATTTATTACAAGCGGATGCCCGTGAAATGTATCAATTAGAAAAACTTTGGGCATAACCGTCATTTTTGTGGTGGCACAATGAAAATACAACTAATTGCGGTCGGACAAAAAATGCCGGATTGGGTGAAGGTTGGTTTCGAAGAATACCAACGCCGTTTCCCAAAGGATATGCCGTTTGAACTGATTGAGATTCCTGCCGGTAAACGTGGTAAGAATGCGGATATTAAACGCATTTTAGAGCAAGAAGGCAAAGCGATGTTAGCGGCTGCCGGTAAAGGCAAAGTTGTGACGTTGGATATTCCGGGCAAACCTTGGACAACCGAACAATTGGCGAGCCAATTGGAAGCATGGAAAAATGACGGACGAGATGTGTGCTTGTTGATTGGCGGGCCGGAAGGACTTTCGCCGGAATGTAAAGCAGCAGCGGAACAAAGTTGGTCGCTTTCACCTCTAACCTTACCGCACCCAATGGTGCGAGTGATCGTAGCGGAAAGTTTATATCGTGCGTGGTCACTGACAACAAATCACCCTTATCATCGAGAATAGCTTGATCTCGAATGGACATGGTAAAAAATTCTAAAATTTTGACCGCTTGTTCCGTTCGCTCTAGAACAAAATGAGATAAACAATGTTTGGTAAACTCGGAAAATTAACCAATCCAAAGCCTCGTGAGAAAGTGCGAGATGGGCAAGCGGAGAGCAATCTGTTTGCTCGTCGTGCATTAGTTGCATTTATTGGGGTATTGGCGCTTACGGGCGTGTTATTAACCAATTTGTATCATTTACAGATTGTGAATTATGACGATTACCAAACTCGTTCCAACGGCAACCGTATCAAATTGCTCCCGGTTCCGCCTACCCGCGGTTTGATTTATGACCGCAACGGTAAAGTATTAGCCGAAAATATTACCTATTTCGGGCTTTATATCATTCCTGAGAAAACGGAAAACCTGGAAGAAACGTTAGTTGAATTGCGAGATGTGGTTGGGCTAACCGATGAAGATGTGGAGGCTTTCCGCAAAGAGAAAAAACGTACCTCTCGTTATACGCCGATTTTATTAAAGGGCAATTTAAACGAAGAACAAATGGCACGTTTTGCGGTAAATCAATATCGTTTCCCAAGTTTAGACGTACAGGCGTACTACAAACGTAATTATCCTTACGGCGAAACCTTAACCCATATTCTCGGTTATGTGGCGAAAATCAACGAAAAAGATAAGAAAAAGCTCGAAGAAGAGGGAAAATTCGGTAATTATGCCGGCTCGCACGATATGGGTAAATTGGGCATCGAAAAATATTACGAAGACCAATTACACGGACAAACCGGTTTTGAAGAAGTAGAAATCAATAACCGAGGCAAAGTGATTCGCAAATTGCGTGATCAGCCGGGTGTGGCGGGCAGTAGTATTCGCTTAACCATTGATGTTGAGTTACAACAATATATTCAGAATTTGTTGGGCAACCAAAAAGGCTCGGTCGTAGTGCTTGACCCTCGTGACAGCAGTGTATTGGCGATGGTAACCAACCCGAGCTATGACAATAACTTATTTGTCGGCGGCGTCTCGGGGGCGGATTATAAACGATTATTGGAAGATCCTGCCCGTCCGTTATATAGCCGTGCCACGCAAGGGACTTATCCCCCTGCTTCTACGGTAAAACCGTTTTATGCGGTGATGGGATTGGCGGAAGGCAAAATTACGCCTTATGGGGCGATTTACGATCCGGGATTTTGGGTATTACCAGGCACAACACAGCGTTATCGAGATTGGAAGAAAGGCGGTCACGGTTCAACCAATGTGAATAAAGCGATTGCCGAGTCTTCCGATACGTTCTTCTACCAACTTGCGTATGATACCGGTATCGAAAAAATGTCGGAATGGATGCGTAAATTCGGTTTTGGGCAGAAAACGGGAATTGATATTTTTGAAGAATCCGCCGGTGTGTATCCGAATCGTGAGTGGAAACAACGCCGTCATAAAAAGCCTTGGGTACAAGGTGATACGATTCCGGTAGGGATCGGACAAGGTTACTGGATTGCAACCCCGTTACAAGTGGCAAAAGCACAAGCGATATTAATTAATAACGGTCGTGTTAATACGCCGCATTTAATGATGGAAGTTATCAGCAGCGATAAAGTCGAACCGTATAAAGACCCACTTAAATATGAAGATATTAAAGGCGTGCCGGAGCGTTTTTGGCAAGTGGCAAAATTCGGAATGTACAATGTAGTGAATGCGGCAAACGGTACCGGACGCAAAGCCGGCGGTTCGTTTTATCGTGCCGCAGGTAAAAGCGGTACGGCGCAGGTATTTAACTTAAACGGTGGTAAATACAATAAGAATGCGTTGAAAAAAGAGCTACACGACCATGCGTGGTTTATTAGTTATGCACCGTATGAAGATCCAAAAGTTTCGGTGGCGATTATTTTAGAAAATGCGGGCGGTGGCGGTTCAAATGCCGCACCGGTGGCGCGCCAAGTGATGGATTTTGCATTAAGCAAAACGCTAAAAGAACCGATCGGAACGTCGGAACAACCTTCGCAAAATATTGAGCAAATTCAACCGCTTATAAGCGAGCAAGGAAATACTCACAATGAATAGTGGCTTTAAAAAACTTTTCTGGAAAATTTTTTCTCTCGACTTATGGTTATTGCTAGGTCTGTTGTCCATCACCGGCTACGGGCTGTTAGTGTTATATAGTGCCAGTGGCGGAAGTGAGCGAATGTTCTCTAACCGAGTGATTCAAGTGACGCTTGGGTTGGGAGTCATGTTCTTTATGGCAATGATTCCGCCTCGTTTTTATGAGCGAGTTTCACCTTACCTCTACTTAGTCTGTATTGTGATGCTGATCTTGGTGGATTTGGTCGGCGAGACCAGTAAAGGGGCGCAACGTTGGCTGAATTTGGGTTTTGTACGTTTCCAACCATCAGAAATCGCTAAGCTTTCCGTACCGTTGATGGTGGCGACTTATTTGGCAAAACGTGCTTTACCGCCAAGTTTAAAAGATACCTTTATTGCATTGGGCATAATTATCGTGCCAACCTTATTAGTGGCGGCGCAGCCGGACTTAGGTACTTCGATTTTAGTGTGTGCCGCCGGTATTTTCGTGCTGTTTTTAGCCGGATTAAGTTGGAAATTAATTAGTGCCGGCGTGGTCTTCTTGGCGGGATTCATTCCTATTATGTGGTTTTTTCTGATGCACGATTATCAGAAAACCCGTGTAATGACTTTAATTGACCCGGAAAAAGACCCTCTTGGTGCCGGTTATCATATTATTCAGTCGAAAATTGCGATCGGTTCGGGCGGGATTAACGGTAAAGGCTGGATGGAAGGTACTCAATCGCAGTTGGAATTCTTACCCGAACCGCATACGGACTTTATTTTTGCCGTGTTGAGCGAAGAACACGGCATGATTGGTATATTGATCTTATTAGCGATTTATTTGTTTATTATTGCTAGAGGATTGGTTATCGGCGCTAAGTCGGACGGCGCTTTCGGACGCTTGATTTCAGGCGGTACATCACTGCTATTCTTTGTTTATGTTTTTGTAAACATTGGTATGGTGAGTGGTATTTTACCGGTAGTTGGTGTACCCTTACCGCTGTTTAGCTATGGGGGAACTTCCTATGTGACCCTAATGGCAGCGTTCGGATTAATGATGTCCGCTTATGTTCATCGTAAGCGTGCGTACACAAATAATCCTTACAGCAAACTTTAGTCAGACTTTACAGACTGATTTATAAAGTCTGAACCTTTGCTTTTTTGCGGTATCAAAAAGCACATACAAGAGCAGTTATCTATCAAAAGAAAGATAAACAGCCACCACAAGATAATCCTGTTTTGTGGGCAAAACACATCGTTACACAGTACGATATCTAAATGAGGAAAACTTATGCGATTAAGTAAAATGGTAACCCTGTTGTTAGCTGGATTCTTAACATTCGGATCATTGAATTCTGTTGCAGCAACCAAACACGCAAAACCTAGCGCAGTAAAGAAGTATTTAATTGCTAAAACTGCACAAAAATCAGTAAAACACGCCGCTTTAGTGGCAAAAGCGAGAGCGAATAAAATCGCACTAGTTAAAAGCAGATCGCTTAAAGAATTACATAAAAATACTGCACGTAGCCATTATCAGTCTGGCATCGCAAGCTACTATGCAGATAAATTTAACGGCCGCCGTACCGCAAACGGCGAAAGATTTAGCAATTCAGCGATGACCGCAGCACACAAAACGTTGCCGTTTGGCACTTTAGTAGAAGTGACCAATATGCGTAACGGACGTTCAGTTGTGGTACGAGTAAATGATCGGGGGCCTTATGCACACGCTCGCGTAGTGGATTTATCTAAAGCGGCTGCTCGCCAATTAGGAATGCACAATAGCGGAACGGCTCACGTCAAATTAGCAGTGCTAAATAAAAACAAGAAAAATACTCAAGCAGTAAGAGAAGAAGGTTAATCGTTTAGCTTTTCTTGCATTAGGGTTTGTTGAGCAATCAACAAACCCTTGCTTACGTTATATAACCTGTCATTTCCTGAAGGATTGGATGCTTTTATATGAAAAAAACATTATTTAAATCAGTAGGCCTTTGTGCTTTAGCTTTCTCCCAATTTGCCGTTGCTGACGCAAATGTGGATTTCGGTATTTCGGCACCGCAATTAAATGCGCAAAGTTATATCTTAATGGATTATAACTCAGGCAATGTTTTAGCAAGTTTAAATCCTGATCAGCGCCAATATCCGGCATCGTTAACTAAAATGATGACAAGTTATGTGGTAGGTGACGCGCTTAAACAAGGTAAAGTGAAAAACAGCGATATGGTGACGGTGACTGAGAATTCTTGGGCACAAAAATTCCCAGGCTCATCATTAATGTTTTTAGATTTAAATACGCAAGTATCGGTTGCGGATTTAATGCGTGGTTTGATTATCGTATCGGGTAATGATGCTGCGGTGGCATTAGCGGAACATACTTCAGGTTCACAACAAGCCTTTATCGACCAAATGAATAAATTTGCACAGCAGTTTGGTCTTAAAAATACCCACTTTACAACTGTGCACGGCTTAGATGAGCCAAACCAATATTCTTCAGCACGTGATATGGCAATTATCGGTGCGCATATTATTCGTGATCAGCCGGAAGAATATAAGATTTACGCTGAAAAAGAATTTAAATACAACATTAAAAAACCACAACCAAACCGCAACGGTTTATTGTGGGATAAAACCATGAATGTGGACGGCATGAAAACCGGCCATACTAGCCAAGCGGGTTATAACTTAGTTGCATCGGCAACTAACAGCAATACCCGTTTGATTTCGGTAGTAATGGGTGTAGGAACCTATAAAGGCCGTGAAGTTGAAAGCAAAAAATTGTTACAATGGGGCTTCGCAAATTTTGAGACAATTAAATCTCTGCCGGCTGGTCAAGCGGTTTCCGAACAAAGTGTTTATTATGGTGAAGCGGATAAAGTTCAGCTTGGTTCAGTTCAAGACAGTTTTGTGACCGTGCCAAAAGGTAAGGCTTCGGAGTTAAAAGCGCGTTATGAACTTGAGCGTAAAAACCTTGAAGCGCCATTAGCGAAAGGGCAGGTAATCGGTAAAGTTATTTATCAATTAGATGGCAAAGATGTTGCAAGCAGCGATTTACAAGTACTACAAGACGTGCCAGAAGCGGGTGTTTTCGGCAAAGCATGGGATTGGGTAGTATTAACGGTTAAGAGTTTATTCGACTAATTTTTGTTAGCTTGTAATATTCAAAATCGCCCCCATATTCAGGCGACAAATTAACAAGCGGTGTGATTTCGCAAAAAATTTGCAAAATCATACCGCTTGGTCTTAATAGCAAAAGAGAGAAAAGGATATAAATATGACACAATCAAGAACAGTAAACCTACAAGATTTACCCCAAGCAAAATTAAAAGATTTATTAGAATTCCCATGTTCATTTACATTCAAAGTGGTGGGTACACATCGTGAAGATTTAGTGGATGACGTAGTGGCGGTAACGCAAATTCACGCAAAAGGTGATTACAACCCACGTCAGCAACGTAGCTCAAAAGGGACTTATAACTCGGTTTCAATTGATATTATTGCTGAACATATTGACCAAGTTGAAACGCTTTATACCGAGCTTGCTAAAATTGCCGGCGTGAGAATGGTTTTATAAGAACCCTTTTTCCGGACGGAGATAATCTAATGAATCAACTCATCATTCGCCAACTTGGCGTGCAACCGTATGAAGAAATCTGGCACAAAATGCAAGATTTCACCGATTCTCGCGATGAAAATACTGCAGATGAAATCTGGCTCGTCCAGCATCCGGCAGTATTTACCCAAGGTTCTGCCGGTAAACCGGAACATTTACTTAATCCGACCAATATTCCTGTGGTGCAAACCGACCGCGGTGGGCAAATTACTTATCACGGTGAAGGTCAGCAAATTATGTATGTGCTGATCGATATCAAGCGTTTAAAAGCACAGGGCAAAGAGGTATCGGTACGAGATCTTGTTACTGCTTTAGAACAATGCGTGGTTAAAACATTAGCGGATTATGGGATTGAAGGTTATCCGAAACCGGATGCACCGGGCGTGTATATTGACGGTAAGAAAATTTGTTCGTTAGGGTTACGTATTCGCCAAGGTCGCTCGTTTCATGGCTTGGCATTTAATGTGAATATGGATTTAACGCCGTTTAGAAATATTAATCCGTGCGGCTATGCCGGATTGGAAATGGCGCAATTGAAAGATTATATTGTGGAAGCAGAAGCGCAATGTGATTTAGTTGCCCCTAAATTAGTAGCTCACTTTTGCAACATTTTAGGGTATAATGATCAACAAATTGTTAACAAATAATGTTCGTAAGGCATTTGCCCGTTAATAAAAAGATTATCAGAATTGTAAGATCTGTGTAGGGGCGGGGTTTATCTCCGCCCTTTAAAATTGCATAGAAAAGGATAGAACTTAATGACAACTGCTACAGGCACTAAGCCTACAAAAATGGAAGCATTTAAAATGGAGCGTGGCGTTAAATATCGCGACGCAGCCAAAACTTCTGTAATCCAAGTGCGTAATATTGACCCTGACCAAGAGTTATTACCAAAACCAAGTTGGATGAAAATTAAATTACCGGCGGCTTCGGCAAAAATTGATAGTATCAAGCACGGTATGCGCCGCCACGGCTTACATTCTGTGTGTGAAGAAGCGTCTTGCCCGAACTTGCACGAATGTTTTAACCACGGTACGGCAACTTTTATGATTATGGGCGCAATTTGTACTCGTCGTTGTCCGTTCTGTGACGTTGCACACGGTAAACCGTTACCGTTAGATCCGGAAGAACCGCGTAAAGTGGCGGAAACCGTACAAGATATGAAGCTAAAATATGTGGTAATTACTTCGGTTGACCGTGATGACTTAGCTGATCGCGGTGCGGCGCATTTTGCTGCCACTGTACGTGAAATCAAAGCGTTAAATCCGGAATGTAAAGTTGAAATTTTAGTACCGGACTTCCGTGGACGTGTAGAACAAGCGGTTGCAATTTTAAAACAAAATCCGCCGGATGTGTTTAACCATAACCTTGAGAACGTGCCACGTTTATACCGTGAAGTGCGTCCGGGTGCAGACTATAAATGGTCGCTTGAGTTACTTAAAATCTTCAAACAAGAATTCCCGGGTATTCCGACTAAATCAGGTTTAATGGTAGGTCTTGGTGAAACCAACGAAGAAATTTTAGAAGTAATGCAGGATTTACGTGATCATGGCGTAACGATGTTGACTATCGGTCAATATTTGCAACCGAGTCGTCATCACTTAAAAGTAGAACGTTATGTACCGCCGGAAGAGTTTGATATGTTCCGTAGTGAAGCGGAAAAAATGGGCTTCGAACACGCTGCTTGCGGCCCGTTTGTTCGTTCTTCATATCATGCAGATTTACAGGCGAAAGGCGAATTAGTTAAATAATAGTGCCATATAGATAAAGCCCTCTCTTTGTAGAGGGCTTTGTGTTAAATGTGCAAAAAAATAGGTAAATTTGACCGCTTGTTTGCGCATTTATTGATAAATGCTACAATCAGCCACCTTTATTTAGATTTAATTCAAGGTTAGCCATGTTAAAAAAAATTATGTTAGTCGGAATGACAGTGTTGACCGTAGGCTGTTCATTCTCAGGTAAATCGGTACAGCAAGAAGCATTTCCGGGCGAATTTGCGAATGCCGATTATGTGTTATCGGATAAGGATGCACAACGTTGGGTAGCATTAAGCGAACAAGCTTCTCAGTGTATTTATCCGAATCTGACACGTATTCAGCAAGCGCATTTTTCTAAAGAAGATGCTTACATTCATTCACAGTATGTGTTCTTCTATCCGTTGGAAGAAGTAATTGGCGAACAATACGTGAAGATCGTGCAAGGCGATGAGAAGTCTATGGGCTATGCACAATATCAATTTAAGAAATTTAAAAATTCGCCGGCTGATATCGAAAAGATGAGCAATAAACAGTGCCAAACTCTACGTGCTCAAGCCAAAGATGACTTGGCTGTAGTCAAAGGTCAGTATAAGAGCGGAATGGTTGAAGAAGTAAAAACCGATGCGAAAAGCGGAGACGGTGTTGCAACGAATGATAACAAATTCTTCTTCGATATTATTAAATGGGGTTCGGCATTATTGCTGTAATGCTTAGAGAACCAATGGCTCTTACATATCAATACCTTTAGCGGTTTGTAATACGTTAAAGGTATTTTTTTATCTAAATGGATATATCAAAAGCATAGAATAAATAAATGCGCGGGTGTACACTGACTGTAATTTAAACAAGAGTGATAGGAGCCGCTATGCAATATATTCAACTCACACCGACACTGAGATTTAGCCGCTTGATTCAAGGATTTTGGCGATTAAATGAATGGCAGAAAACACCGCAGGAGCTGTTACGCTTTGTACAGCAGGGGTTAGAACTCGGGATTGATACGTTAGACCACGCTGCGTGTTACGGCGGTTTTACATCCGAAGGACAATTTGGCAAAGCATTGGCGCTGGATAAGTCTTTGCGTGAGAAACTGACGTTAGTCACAAAGTGCGGAATTTTATACCCGAATCAAACATTACCGGCTATCAAAACACACCACTATGATAACAGTTATGAACATATCGTTTGGTCGGCAGAACGTTCTTTGCAACAACTCAATAGTGATTATCTGGATGTTTTATTGATTCACCGCCTCTCGCCTTGTGCCGATCCGGAACAAATTGCCCGTGCGTTTGAAAATTTACATCAAGCCGGAAAAGTGCGCCATTTTGGTGTATCGAATTACACACCGGCTAAGTTCTCGATGTTGCAGTCTTATCTTTCCCTGCCTTTAGTAACCAATCAAATTGAAATTTCCCCATTGCAGTTAGCACCGTTTGATGACGGCTCGCTAGATTTCTTATTGGAAAAACGGATTCGTCCAATGGCTTGGTCGCCACTTGCCGGCGGTAAAATGTTTAATCAAGACGAGCGAAGTTTACGAGTGGCAAAAGCATTGAGAACAATTGGTGAAAAATACGGTGAACAGCGATTGGACGTTTTGAGCTACGCTTGGCTTTTAGCACATCCGGCGAAGATTATGCCGATTATTGGCTCCGGACAGATTACCCGAGTCGAAAATGCAGTACGAGCGTTA encodes the following:
- the rsfS gene encoding ribosome silencing factor, which produces MEQNLVEFLTKTLDDLKAQDILAIDVRGKSSITDTMIIATGTSVRHVASTADRLSAEAKQAGFEVFGEEGKAVADWIVVDFGQAIVHLLQADAREMYQLEKLWA
- the rlmH gene encoding 23S rRNA (pseudouridine(1915)-N(3))-methyltransferase RlmH, yielding MKIQLIAVGQKMPDWVKVGFEEYQRRFPKDMPFELIEIPAGKRGKNADIKRILEQEGKAMLAAAGKGKVVTLDIPGKPWTTEQLASQLEAWKNDGRDVCLLIGGPEGLSPECKAAAEQSWSLSPLTLPHPMVRVIVAESLYRAWSLTTNHPYHRE
- the mrdA gene encoding penicillin-binding protein 2, whose amino-acid sequence is MFGKLGKLTNPKPREKVRDGQAESNLFARRALVAFIGVLALTGVLLTNLYHLQIVNYDDYQTRSNGNRIKLLPVPPTRGLIYDRNGKVLAENITYFGLYIIPEKTENLEETLVELRDVVGLTDEDVEAFRKEKKRTSRYTPILLKGNLNEEQMARFAVNQYRFPSLDVQAYYKRNYPYGETLTHILGYVAKINEKDKKKLEEEGKFGNYAGSHDMGKLGIEKYYEDQLHGQTGFEEVEINNRGKVIRKLRDQPGVAGSSIRLTIDVELQQYIQNLLGNQKGSVVVLDPRDSSVLAMVTNPSYDNNLFVGGVSGADYKRLLEDPARPLYSRATQGTYPPASTVKPFYAVMGLAEGKITPYGAIYDPGFWVLPGTTQRYRDWKKGGHGSTNVNKAIAESSDTFFYQLAYDTGIEKMSEWMRKFGFGQKTGIDIFEESAGVYPNREWKQRRHKKPWVQGDTIPVGIGQGYWIATPLQVAKAQAILINNGRVNTPHLMMEVISSDKVEPYKDPLKYEDIKGVPERFWQVAKFGMYNVVNAANGTGRKAGGSFYRAAGKSGTAQVFNLNGGKYNKNALKKELHDHAWFISYAPYEDPKVSVAIILENAGGGGSNAAPVARQVMDFALSKTLKEPIGTSEQPSQNIEQIQPLISEQGNTHNE
- the rodA gene encoding rod shape-determining protein RodA — its product is MNSGFKKLFWKIFSLDLWLLLGLLSITGYGLLVLYSASGGSERMFSNRVIQVTLGLGVMFFMAMIPPRFYERVSPYLYLVCIVMLILVDLVGETSKGAQRWLNLGFVRFQPSEIAKLSVPLMVATYLAKRALPPSLKDTFIALGIIIVPTLLVAAQPDLGTSILVCAAGIFVLFLAGLSWKLISAGVVFLAGFIPIMWFFLMHDYQKTRVMTLIDPEKDPLGAGYHIIQSKIAIGSGGINGKGWMEGTQSQLEFLPEPHTDFIFAVLSEEHGMIGILILLAIYLFIIARGLVIGAKSDGAFGRLISGGTSLLFFVYVFVNIGMVSGILPVVGVPLPLFSYGGTSYVTLMAAFGLMMSAYVHRKRAYTNNPYSKL
- a CDS encoding septal ring lytic transglycosylase RlpA family protein; this encodes MRLSKMVTLLLAGFLTFGSLNSVAATKHAKPSAVKKYLIAKTAQKSVKHAALVAKARANKIALVKSRSLKELHKNTARSHYQSGIASYYADKFNGRRTANGERFSNSAMTAAHKTLPFGTLVEVTNMRNGRSVVVRVNDRGPYAHARVVDLSKAAARQLGMHNSGTAHVKLAVLNKNKKNTQAVREEG
- a CDS encoding D-alanyl-D-alanine carboxypeptidase family protein encodes the protein MKKTLFKSVGLCALAFSQFAVADANVDFGISAPQLNAQSYILMDYNSGNVLASLNPDQRQYPASLTKMMTSYVVGDALKQGKVKNSDMVTVTENSWAQKFPGSSLMFLDLNTQVSVADLMRGLIIVSGNDAAVALAEHTSGSQQAFIDQMNKFAQQFGLKNTHFTTVHGLDEPNQYSSARDMAIIGAHIIRDQPEEYKIYAEKEFKYNIKKPQPNRNGLLWDKTMNVDGMKTGHTSQAGYNLVASATNSNTRLISVVMGVGTYKGREVESKKLLQWGFANFETIKSLPAGQAVSEQSVYYGEADKVQLGSVQDSFVTVPKGKASELKARYELERKNLEAPLAKGQVIGKVIYQLDGKDVASSDLQVLQDVPEAGVFGKAWDWVVLTVKSLFD
- the ybeD gene encoding DUF493 family protein YbeD; this translates as MTQSRTVNLQDLPQAKLKDLLEFPCSFTFKVVGTHREDLVDDVVAVTQIHAKGDYNPRQQRSSKGTYNSVSIDIIAEHIDQVETLYTELAKIAGVRMVL
- the lipB gene encoding lipoyl(octanoyl) transferase LipB produces the protein MNQLIIRQLGVQPYEEIWHKMQDFTDSRDENTADEIWLVQHPAVFTQGSAGKPEHLLNPTNIPVVQTDRGGQITYHGEGQQIMYVLIDIKRLKAQGKEVSVRDLVTALEQCVVKTLADYGIEGYPKPDAPGVYIDGKKICSLGLRIRQGRSFHGLAFNVNMDLTPFRNINPCGYAGLEMAQLKDYIVEAEAQCDLVAPKLVAHFCNILGYNDQQIVNK
- the lipA gene encoding lipoyl synthase produces the protein MTTATGTKPTKMEAFKMERGVKYRDAAKTSVIQVRNIDPDQELLPKPSWMKIKLPAASAKIDSIKHGMRRHGLHSVCEEASCPNLHECFNHGTATFMIMGAICTRRCPFCDVAHGKPLPLDPEEPRKVAETVQDMKLKYVVITSVDRDDLADRGAAHFAATVREIKALNPECKVEILVPDFRGRVEQAVAILKQNPPDVFNHNLENVPRLYREVRPGADYKWSLELLKIFKQEFPGIPTKSGLMVGLGETNEEILEVMQDLRDHGVTMLTIGQYLQPSRHHLKVERYVPPEEFDMFRSEAEKMGFEHAACGPFVRSSYHADLQAKGELVK
- a CDS encoding DUF5358 domain-containing protein codes for the protein MLKKIMLVGMTVLTVGCSFSGKSVQQEAFPGEFANADYVLSDKDAQRWVALSEQASQCIYPNLTRIQQAHFSKEDAYIHSQYVFFYPLEEVIGEQYVKIVQGDEKSMGYAQYQFKKFKNSPADIEKMSNKQCQTLRAQAKDDLAVVKGQYKSGMVEEVKTDAKSGDGVATNDNKFFFDIIKWGSALLL
- a CDS encoding aldo/keto reductase, whose product is MQYIQLTPTLRFSRLIQGFWRLNEWQKTPQELLRFVQQGLELGIDTLDHAACYGGFTSEGQFGKALALDKSLREKLTLVTKCGILYPNQTLPAIKTHHYDNSYEHIVWSAERSLQQLNSDYLDVLLIHRLSPCADPEQIARAFENLHQAGKVRHFGVSNYTPAKFSMLQSYLSLPLVTNQIEISPLQLAPFDDGSLDFLLEKRIRPMAWSPLAGGKMFNQDERSLRVAKALRTIGEKYGEQRLDVLSYAWLLAHPAKIMPIIGSGQITRVENAVRALDIAFSEEEWINVYVASQGYDIP